AGGGGCAACATAATTGAGAAATACTGCAGTGTATCGTTCGATGTTTGGGGGACTCTCATAGACCTTAACTACATGTTGAGGAGAATAGCTTATGTCGCTGCGGAGAAAAAGAGAGAGAATGTGAACCTTTACACTTCCAAAGTGTTAGAGGCTTATGAAAAGTCTAAGATGTTGAGGAGGAGAAACCCTGAGATAACTCCAAACCAGCTTTTGGAGAAGTCAAAGGAGATAATGGCTGAAAAATTAGAGATGAACATAGGGGCGGTTGACAATATAATCGGGGAAGCCTTCAGGACAGCGGAAGTAGACAAGGCGGTTTATCAAGACGTGATTCCAACTCTTGACGGACTGGGTCGATTAGGCTTGAAAATAGGTGTTACAGGTAACGTTCTCTTCTGGCCGAGTAGGCTAACCATCTCGCTTCTTGAAAAAGTTGGTTTATCTAAATACTTCTCCATCTATGTTTTCTCGGACGAAATCGGGTATTCTAAACCCGATAGAGAAGCTTTTTTAAAATACGCAGAAACCGCGGAGTGCGAGCCCGAGAGGGTAATCCACGTGGGAGACAATGTCGTCGAGGATGTGGGTGGCGCTCTTTCCGCCGGATTCTATGCTGTGTTAATTCAACGAGGTCTTAACGATTCAATAGTTGTCAAGGCTTTGCGGTCTGCGGTAATAAACGATATGCGGGAGCTGTTAAGAGTGATTGAACAGTTTTAAGGCGGTTTATATGGAGTCCCTCGGGAAGTTTAGAGACAATATTTTAAACGGCCCGATCGGTAGGACGCTACTGTGGCTCGGCCTCCCGCTGATGCTGGTTCAATTAGTTAATATCTCGTACAACCTGGTTGATTCATTCTGGCTTAGCAGATACAGTGAGATAGCTCTGGCTGTTCCAAGACAAGTGTGGCCCACCTTCATGTTTCTCAATGCTGTTATACATGGATTGATGACCGCGAACCTCGCAATTATCAGTCAATTAGTAGGTGGGAGAAGATATGAGGAAGCCCACAAGACCGTTTCACAGTTCGTGACGGTCTCTTTATCGCTTAACGCGGTGCTTGCGATAGCTTACTTCTATCTTAGACCATTCATTTTCAGATACATCGTTCAAACGCCGCCTGCACTGTACGATGATGTTCTAGGGTATTCCGGAATCATCGCGATAGACATAGTGTTTTCGGCCCTAACGCTTACTTATTCAACGATTCTCCAGTCGATAGGTGACACGAGAACCCCGGCCTACGTAAACCTGGTCGCGGCAATAGCAAACTTCATCCTGGATCCGCCATTCATTATAGGCTTAAGAATCAGTGGGGCTTACATAATCCCTCCCATGGGTGCGGTTGGAGCAGCTATGGCCACGGTGTTGGCAAGATCTGCGGGATTGGTAGCCCTTATGGTGTTTCTGAATAAAAAATATCCTTATTTGACCCCTAAGCTGACAAGACGCTTAGAGAAAGAATGGGTGTTGATGAGTTTTAAAATAGGTGTACCAGTTACACTAATGATGGCTTCCAATTCTCTCGCCTTCATGTTTCAAAACGCGTTGATCAATCAATACGGTGAGTATGCTGCTACGGCTGCCGCTATAGGGTTTTTGCTGATGGATCTAGCCGACGCTTTTTTATGGGGGTTTACAAGTAGCGTGGCGGTGATGATTGGCCAGGCGTTGGGCGCCAATCTCATTGAGCGTGCTAGGAAAATAGCGAGGCTGGCCTCGCTGTACATTGCTGTTTCTACGGGCATTGCATCCATGATCGTGTTTATATTTAGGGGCTTTTTCATCAACATATTCACCAGTAATGCGGCAGTCTACGCTGAAGCAGAAAGATTTGTTTCATTATTTCTTCCAAGCCTCCCATTCTTCACCTTATTCTTCATAGGCATGTCGGTTGGAAGAGGCTCCGGCAAGACGTTTATCCCGACGGTAGTGGGCGTTGTAAGGCTGTGGGGGGTGAGATTGGCTTTCGGATACTTCCTGTCTAATCAGCTGGGATGGGGAACAGTGGGTATTTGGCTGGCTATGGCTTTAAGCAACTACTTCTCCGGCCTAGCCATGTACGGATGGGTTCACAGAGGCTCGTGGGCTGTCCCCTTATTTAGGCATCAAGAAAAAATAATGCTTCACGGAATGGGGAATAAACCCTTGAACAGGTGACCCGGCATGAGGGTCTTGGGGATAGACCCTGGTACAAAAACCATGGATCTCTGTCTTCTCGACAACGGGGAAGTAGTGGGTGAAGCATCTATCGAAACCAGTAAGGTTGCTTCTAACCCTGAGACAGTCCTTGAAGAAATATCGGAACTTAAGCCTTTCGACGTCGTAGTCGTGCCCTCGGGGTATGGTGTTGAGCCATTGGATTTGGAACGGGTTCCGCGAGATCTACTGGAGGAATGGTATTATACGTTCGTCCTGGCTACGACGCGCGAGGAAATACGGGAGGGCTTTGAAAAAGGAATCATTGGCGCTAAAATATATTACGCCATGGTGAGGCTCGTAGAGAAACTATACGAGCTTGAGGCGAAAAAGATACTGATTCCAGGGGTTATTAACCTACCCACAGTTCCGCTTCACCGCAAGATTAATAAAATAGATATGGGTACTGCTGACAAGCTTGCGGTAGCTGTTTTAGGGATTCATGAAGTAGCGAGTGCTTTGGGCGTCGACTACGAGCATGTTAATTACATACATGTCGAGCTCGGATTCGGATATAATGCGGTGATGGGGGTTGAAAAAGGCTTAATCGTTGATGGTATTGGAGGCTCATTCACGCCGGGGCCAGGGTTCCTGACGGCTGGGGCGTTAGACTTAGAGGTTGCCCAGTCAATTGGAAAACTCGATAAGAAAGATGTTTTCACAACAGGATGCGGCCCATTGACAGGAGTGTCTACTCCTGAAGACATGGTAGAGAAGTCCGGTAGCGACTGGAGAAGCAGGATATGCCTTGAGGCTTTTATTGAGGGGGTTGTTAAAGCTGTTCACCAGATAATGCACAGTGTTAAGAACCCTGATTTAATCCTGCTCTCAGGGAGGGTTTCGAGAATCCCTGGAATCAGGCTTGAATTGGAGAAGAGATTGGGAGGAATTAGCGAAGTAAAGGCTATGAAGGGATTACCAGGGGCTAGAAGCGTCAAGGAAACGGCTCAAGGATATTCCGTAGTCGGGGATGGCTTAACAGGTGGGGTGTTCAAAGGCCTTATCATCCATGTAAAAGTAGGTGAAGCTGTGGGAAGCGCCTTAGACTATGTCTTAATTCCCGCCTTCTTTGAAAGCAGGCTGGGCAGGAATTTCCTCCGGCTCAGGGGAGTAGGGTTTAGGACCCAGCCCTTGAACACTTCATGGTGGAGTTCTTGAAGATTAGGGAAAAGGTGTGGTATGAAGGCATTGTAAGCGTTTTAGCTGGTGAGCAACCCTATTTCACCCCGCTCGGCTTTCAAATAGTCAACGGGGTTGTCAAGCTAAAAGTGTATAGTTCTGCGAAAACCTCCTCGCTGTTAACCATATACCCTGAAGCCGTTCTGAACATCACAGACGACCCATATCTATTCTTTCTATCAACATTCAAGGAGCAGACAGGCGGCATTCCTAAAGATGAAGTGGAATTCATAAATGGCTACCCCGTGTTAAGAAAGGCCTATGGCTACATAATGATGAAGAGGAGAAAGTTCTCACCACAGGGTGAAGTGCTTCTTTTTGACTACAACATTGAGAAAATCATGGATAATCCTTTGTACTGTGATAATATTGAGCCTTATTCGAGGTGCAGGGCGTTTCTTATAGAAATGATAATCTATGCATCGAAGATCCGAGACGTATCAATCAAGGAAGGAGCCGGAGACCTTCTGAACCGTTTCGAGAAATCGCTCGACTATTCATATGAAATAGTAATTAAAACATGTATGGATCAGGCTGAATTAGGGATTGCGAACAAGTTGAAGGAGATGGTTTCAGGTTGGCTGAGGAAATAACTGTTTCGGCGCCTGCCCGTCTTCACTTTGGAATGATCAATCCTTTTAGAAGAGATCTCAGACTCTACCTGGGAGCTGGATTAGCCGTAAACAAACCCCGGGTTGAAGTTGTTGTTAGAAAGAATAAGGAATTATCCTTCAGAGGGCCCAGATCTGAGGAAGTAGGGGTGAAGCTAAGACCACTCATAGAAAAGTATGATTTGCGGAAGGGAGAAGTAGAAGTAAGGAAGACTATTCCGAAGCACGTTGGCTTGGGTTCGACAACGCAACTGCTCCTCTCGGTAGCCAAAGGTCTTCTCGTAGCCAATGATATTCCTTTCAACATTGAGGAAGTCTCATCCGTTTTAAACATTGGGAGGGTTTCCGGCATAGGGAAATACGCATTCCAGTATGGAGGGTTTATCGTTGACTCCGGCGTGAAAGGGAAGGACTCTGCAACGCTTTACATGAGGTTAAAGTTTCCCGAGGATTGGAGGTTTATCATAGTAATACCTGAAGGGCGCGGCTTGAGCGATGAGGAGGAGAATAGGGTTTTCGAAGCTGTCGAAACCATTCCCGAGTCGTTAATTCACGAAGCATCATACCACTTATTCGTTGAATTGATACCCTCAATCATCGAGGAAGATGTTGAAGGTTTCTCCGAGGGTTTAGAAAAGCTCCAGCTGGTTGTCGGGAAAATGTTCAGCAAGTATCAAGGAGGTGTTTTCTCGAAGCATTCTGAAAAAGTGGTTGACATTTTAAAGAAGCTGGGTGTTAGAGGGGTAGGCCAGTCCTCGTGGGGTCCCGCGGTCTACGGGGTAATCCCTCCTGGTGGAAACCCCTACGAGATAAGAAACCTTGTCTCCATCATGGTGAGCGGTGATGTTTTAATAGTTGAGCCAGATAACTCCGGCGCACTCTTAACCATTACAAAGCAATAGCAATCCCCTCGCTCCTTGGATCGTTGCCTAAAACCACATATCCCTTCTTCTTAATAGCAACGTGGACGTGGCCATGTGTTCCGTAGGGTCTAGTCAACACTGATGAAATCTTACCTGTCTCAACCGTGTTGAGCGGAGGCTCTACTTCAACGGTTTGCTTAACATAAGGTTTAGTATAAATGAACCTCGGAGCATCTAGCGCCTCAGCAAGATCCATGTTATATATGAAGAGGTTTTCATACACTCGCAAATGAAGTTGCGGCCTATAGTCTCCCCCGACACATCCTATGATATATTTGCCCTCCCCGGCATCAATCCCAAGTATTGACAACGTGTGGAGGGGAAGCTTCTTAGGGGCTGGGCTATTAGGTAAACCCTTAGTCTTCGCGAACCCGATTCCCCTGTTTTGCACTGGGAAACCGCCCATCATGAGCCCGGAGCCAAATGGGTGGAATAAGCTCTGTATGAAGCCCACAACGGCCTCCCCATCGGAAACTATGAAGAAAGTCGTGTCGCCACCGCCTAAGCCTTCAGTAGCGAATGTTTTTACATCCTTGATTTTCCCGTAGTGCAGGTACTCGTAAGGATTAACCACCATGTAGTCAGGATCTCCTATGAAATTATCTCTAAACAAGTATGATTTCTCAACAGGCTCGGACCATGCGAGAATTCTTTGAGGATCGTTGAACCCATACCTGTCTAAGCCAAGCTCGTGGAGCGCTGTTATCAAGTTTAAAGTCGTTATACCTTGAGAGTTGGGAGGAAGCTCGTAGAATGTTCTTCCATCAAGCTCGAGCTTCAAAGGAGTCACCCTGAATCCCTCATGCTCCATAAAGTCCTCCAAGCCCAGGTCGACCCCCTGTTCTTGCAGCTCACTCACCAACTCTTCAGCCAGTTTTCCATGATAGAACTCGTCCCAACCCCTAGTAGCTATGATTCTAAGCGTTCTACCCGCATCCCTGTTAACCACTAAATCACCGTGGGAAAGTCCCATGTAATACTTGGCCCACTTATAGTTTGAAAGAATATCCCTTCGAGCCTTCACGGATGACGCCAGGAACCAGCCCGCCCTAAAGCCATTGTAGG
This region of Thermosphaera aggregans genomic DNA includes:
- a CDS encoding HAD family hydrolase, whose product is MSILLRRLTGLRGNIIEKYCSVSFDVWGTLIDLNYMLRRIAYVAAEKKRENVNLYTSKVLEAYEKSKMLRRRNPEITPNQLLEKSKEIMAEKLEMNIGAVDNIIGEAFRTAEVDKAVYQDVIPTLDGLGRLGLKIGVTGNVLFWPSRLTISLLEKVGLSKYFSIYVFSDEIGYSKPDREAFLKYAETAECEPERVIHVGDNVVEDVGGALSAGFYAVLIQRGLNDSIVVKALRSAVINDMRELLRVIEQF
- a CDS encoding MATE family efflux transporter, with translation MNSFKAVYMESLGKFRDNILNGPIGRTLLWLGLPLMLVQLVNISYNLVDSFWLSRYSEIALAVPRQVWPTFMFLNAVIHGLMTANLAIISQLVGGRRYEEAHKTVSQFVTVSLSLNAVLAIAYFYLRPFIFRYIVQTPPALYDDVLGYSGIIAIDIVFSALTLTYSTILQSIGDTRTPAYVNLVAAIANFILDPPFIIGLRISGAYIIPPMGAVGAAMATVLARSAGLVALMVFLNKKYPYLTPKLTRRLEKEWVLMSFKIGVPVTLMMASNSLAFMFQNALINQYGEYAATAAAIGFLLMDLADAFLWGFTSSVAVMIGQALGANLIERARKIARLASLYIAVSTGIASMIVFIFRGFFINIFTSNAAVYAEAERFVSLFLPSLPFFTLFFIGMSVGRGSGKTFIPTVVGVVRLWGVRLAFGYFLSNQLGWGTVGIWLAMALSNYFSGLAMYGWVHRGSWAVPLFRHQEKIMLHGMGNKPLNR
- a CDS encoding DUF1464 family protein, translated to MRVLGIDPGTKTMDLCLLDNGEVVGEASIETSKVASNPETVLEEISELKPFDVVVVPSGYGVEPLDLERVPRDLLEEWYYTFVLATTREEIREGFEKGIIGAKIYYAMVRLVEKLYELEAKKILIPGVINLPTVPLHRKINKIDMGTADKLAVAVLGIHEVASALGVDYEHVNYIHVELGFGYNAVMGVEKGLIVDGIGGSFTPGPGFLTAGALDLEVAQSIGKLDKKDVFTTGCGPLTGVSTPEDMVEKSGSDWRSRICLEAFIEGVVKAVHQIMHSVKNPDLILLSGRVSRIPGIRLELEKRLGGISEVKAMKGLPGARSVKETAQGYSVVGDGLTGGVFKGLIIHVKVGEAVGSALDYVLIPAFFESRLGRNFLRLRGVGFRTQPLNTSWWSS
- a CDS encoding DUF447 domain-containing protein codes for the protein MKIREKVWYEGIVSVLAGEQPYFTPLGFQIVNGVVKLKVYSSAKTSSLLTIYPEAVLNITDDPYLFFLSTFKEQTGGIPKDEVEFINGYPVLRKAYGYIMMKRRKFSPQGEVLLFDYNIEKIMDNPLYCDNIEPYSRCRAFLIEMIIYASKIRDVSIKEGAGDLLNRFEKSLDYSYEIVIKTCMDQAELGIANKLKEMVSGWLRK
- a CDS encoding beta-ribofuranosylaminobenzene 5'-phosphate synthase family protein, which translates into the protein MAEEITVSAPARLHFGMINPFRRDLRLYLGAGLAVNKPRVEVVVRKNKELSFRGPRSEEVGVKLRPLIEKYDLRKGEVEVRKTIPKHVGLGSTTQLLLSVAKGLLVANDIPFNIEEVSSVLNIGRVSGIGKYAFQYGGFIVDSGVKGKDSATLYMRLKFPEDWRFIIVIPEGRGLSDEEENRVFEAVETIPESLIHEASYHLFVELIPSIIEEDVEGFSEGLEKLQLVVGKMFSKYQGGVFSKHSEKVVDILKKLGVRGVGQSSWGPAVYGVIPPGGNPYEIRNLVSIMVSGDVLIVEPDNSGALLTITKQ
- a CDS encoding gamma-glutamyltransferase family protein; this encodes MPVKIAQGGKGVSADHYLAVKAGIEILEQGGNAFDAAIAVSSVLSVVQPQMGGPGGDGFLLGFLDQDVIAYSSSGRSPSGFNPERFIQEKPITGPLTVTVPGLVYLWGMINEEYGTLPMSTLLKPAISLAYNGFRAGWFLASSVKARRDILSNYKWAKYYMGLSHGDLVVNRDAGRTLRIIATRGWDEFYHGKLAEELVSELQEQGVDLGLEDFMEHEGFRVTPLKLELDGRTFYELPPNSQGITTLNLITALHELGLDRYGFNDPQRILAWSEPVEKSYLFRDNFIGDPDYMVVNPYEYLHYGKIKDVKTFATEGLGGGDTTFFIVSDGEAVVGFIQSLFHPFGSGLMMGGFPVQNRGIGFAKTKGLPNSPAPKKLPLHTLSILGIDAGEGKYIIGCVGGDYRPQLHLRVYENLFIYNMDLAEALDAPRFIYTKPYVKQTVEVEPPLNTVETGKISSVLTRPYGTHGHVHVAIKKKGYVVLGNDPRSEGIAIAL